A single window of Rubripirellula lacrimiformis DNA harbors:
- a CDS encoding glycosyltransferase — protein sequence MTTSIAPTAHADHQARTSPLRVAVYLADQNPHRDRSLGITSMTRTLMDEFAGRDDLAMTQVISRSSYAHPEPSIQSRKIPFRTDQTLGRVMADAFHPWLARPEVDLWYYPKGYVSNWSTPHRPSIGTMHDTIVQHYADHYPETRSPRAFRYWIELTKRSLRQLSYVMTISDHAADQLRQFCQRHDITPPPIEVTYEGSSWESLRGHRNAKDDCVTHLASPAPHKGTNRLLTFWHTLQQRGHDLPRLELIGKLDNAGQQILASLRGVTQYPPKSMTELQAAVGRSTALLLPSEIEGFGLPALEAYYVGTPTCYVRGTSVGEVVGEQGRAGEFDLEDVDDFAAALAWALSVNSATVTSISDEMHSRFSNTIIANRVIDAFHRAANR from the coding sequence ATGACAACATCCATCGCACCGACGGCCCACGCTGACCATCAGGCTAGAACCTCGCCGCTAAGGGTGGCGGTTTACCTTGCGGATCAAAATCCGCATCGCGACCGCAGCCTCGGCATCACGTCGATGACGCGGACGTTGATGGATGAATTTGCGGGCCGCGACGACCTGGCGATGACCCAGGTGATCAGCCGCAGTTCGTACGCCCACCCTGAACCGTCGATCCAGTCACGCAAGATTCCATTTCGCACCGACCAAACGCTTGGCCGCGTAATGGCGGATGCGTTTCACCCCTGGTTGGCGCGTCCCGAAGTCGACCTGTGGTACTACCCCAAGGGCTATGTATCGAACTGGTCCACCCCGCATCGTCCATCGATTGGCACGATGCATGACACCATCGTCCAGCACTACGCCGACCATTACCCCGAAACGCGAAGCCCGCGAGCGTTCCGATATTGGATTGAACTGACCAAGCGAAGCCTGCGTCAATTGTCCTACGTGATGACCATCTCGGATCATGCCGCCGACCAACTGCGACAATTCTGCCAACGGCATGACATCACACCGCCACCGATCGAAGTCACCTACGAAGGCAGTTCCTGGGAAAGCCTGCGAGGGCATCGTAATGCCAAAGACGACTGCGTGACCCACTTAGCATCGCCCGCCCCTCATAAAGGCACCAACCGCTTGCTAACGTTTTGGCACACACTGCAGCAACGCGGCCATGATTTACCGCGACTGGAACTGATCGGAAAGTTAGACAACGCGGGTCAACAAATCCTGGCATCACTTCGGGGCGTCACGCAGTATCCACCAAAATCGATGACGGAATTGCAAGCCGCAGTGGGCCGATCGACCGCGCTGTTGCTGCCCAGCGAAATCGAGGGGTTTGGGCTTCCAGCGTTGGAAGCCTACTATGTGGGCACACCGACGTGTTACGTTCGCGGGACATCCGTTGGCGAGGTTGTCGGCGAACAGGGCAGGGCAGGGGAGTTCGATCTTGAAGACGTCGACGACTTTGCAGCAGCACTAGCGTGGGCACTATCGGTCAATTCGGCCACCGTCACGTCGATCAGTGATGAAATGCATAGCCGATTTTCCAACACGATCATCGCCAATCGAGTGATCGACGCCTTTCATCGTGCTGCGAACCGTTAA
- a CDS encoding glycosyltransferase family 4 protein, whose amino-acid sequence MKPSATVAPEDLHVVFLVNFVAPNLIAVCQEMSQRVGRFTILSSVAMESNRDWQTDWSDLDVRVQKTWTITRHPTHPSGYREVNYIHVPLDTIGQLRRLNPDAIVSLELGARTAWSSLYSRWHRNCAHVTAVYASERSESGRGRLRHWLRRRLLRRTDWVTYNGPSCRRLVRSLGADPARLSPWDYAADPHKPFRGDRTPHVDRTSIRMLSVGQLSERKGVMQAMDQLSDWAAANPDISVTWNLVGDGPLKSDIESRPTAANLTLVMHGHCAPEQIAEHYRSNDVMLFPTLADEWGLVVDESLMSGLPVIGSCHSQAVNTLLRDGEQGFQYDPESPGSLAMALDRMLAMPDAAYQQMPIAARATGSARTPMASADQLVDAVCHAIAAQRGHPIDLQSASHHPSQAGNDSGPVSSTGSQSTQAMMASQAAAVTKATVTGP is encoded by the coding sequence ATGAAACCCTCAGCGACGGTCGCCCCTGAAGATTTGCACGTTGTCTTTCTGGTCAACTTTGTCGCTCCCAATTTGATCGCCGTCTGTCAAGAAATGTCGCAGCGGGTAGGGCGGTTCACGATCCTGTCGTCGGTTGCGATGGAATCCAACCGCGACTGGCAAACCGACTGGAGCGACCTGGATGTTCGAGTCCAGAAAACGTGGACCATCACACGGCATCCAACGCACCCCAGCGGGTACCGCGAAGTCAACTATATCCATGTGCCGCTAGACACCATCGGCCAGCTGCGCCGCTTGAACCCCGACGCGATCGTGTCTTTGGAATTGGGTGCTCGCACCGCTTGGTCGTCGCTGTACAGCCGATGGCATCGCAACTGTGCACACGTAACGGCGGTGTATGCATCGGAGCGTAGCGAGAGCGGTCGTGGTCGACTGCGACATTGGCTTCGCCGTCGACTGTTGCGACGCACCGATTGGGTCACCTACAACGGCCCCAGTTGCCGTCGTCTGGTTCGATCACTCGGTGCCGACCCCGCGCGGTTGTCGCCATGGGACTATGCCGCCGATCCGCACAAACCATTCCGCGGTGATCGCACGCCGCACGTCGACCGCACGTCGATTCGCATGCTGAGTGTCGGACAACTGAGCGAGCGGAAAGGGGTGATGCAGGCGATGGACCAACTATCGGATTGGGCCGCGGCCAACCCCGACATTTCGGTCACTTGGAATCTGGTGGGCGATGGCCCGTTGAAGTCCGACATCGAATCTCGTCCAACGGCAGCAAACCTGACGCTGGTCATGCACGGCCACTGCGCACCCGAACAGATTGCCGAACACTATCGCAGCAACGACGTGATGTTGTTCCCCACGCTGGCCGACGAATGGGGGTTGGTGGTCGACGAATCGTTGATGTCGGGATTGCCGGTGATCGGCAGCTGTCACAGCCAAGCGGTCAACACGTTGCTGCGTGACGGCGAACAGGGGTTCCAATACGATCCGGAATCACCGGGTTCGCTAGCGATGGCTTTGGATCGCATGTTGGCGATGCCGGATGCGGCCTACCAACAGATGCCGATCGCGGCTCGCGCCACGGGATCCGCTCGCACACCGATGGCATCTGCCGATCAATTGGTGGACGCCGTCTGTCATGCGATCGCGGCGCAGCGGGGTCATCCGATCGACCTGCAATCAGCAAGTCACCACCCATCGCAGGCGGGCAATGATTCAGGTCCGGTTTCATCGACGGGAAGCCAATCGACCCAAGCGATGATGGCGTCTCAAGCGGCTGCGGTAACCAAAGCGACGGTGACCGGGCCATGA
- a CDS encoding S1C family serine protease produces the protein MADDPSRPGRDALPETPPTSPPAMGHFRPELDKSPSRDQLPELNQLPELDRLPVRIQRSDPVQPSDFDPESGLAPETAYEITLRRVDVGRPGLPVIPAGPKPVDPPPVSESSRLAQNPAAIGTPSEIHAVAPPSGSKPAKRKKNRNPDPLTQSLVLLATMAMLLLAARFVVPQIVEEIRYAWHRGELRAEYESGTEGLRNVSLDTLSDAYQMVNAAVGPSVVHIDVQRRLPIKDANVASLLGPRLTPSPDQGSGVVVDAAGYVLTNRHVIADGEDITVTLSDGRRVSAVVAGTDPLTDLALLKIDSDRLIPIVWGDSDRCRVGSPVWAVGSPFGLDRTVTFGILSGKHRMVRASTQYQDFMQSDVAVNPGNSGGPLVDARGTLVGINTAIVGDTYQGVSFSIPSNVVKQVYHRLRDFGRVERGFLGVLLGEVPDEQLTGDNARIRGAMITQVPALDSPAATAGLVAGDVILAVDGHLARDKTHLMQLIGQSESGTRVSLKIHREGEPLDIAVVLGMRPEMLDRH, from the coding sequence ATGGCCGATGATCCATCGCGTCCAGGCCGCGACGCCCTGCCAGAGACTCCACCGACGTCGCCGCCCGCGATGGGACACTTCCGTCCGGAATTGGACAAGTCGCCCAGCCGGGACCAGCTTCCCGAACTGAACCAGTTGCCTGAATTGGACCGGCTGCCCGTACGGATCCAGCGGTCCGATCCGGTGCAGCCGTCTGATTTTGATCCTGAATCCGGCCTGGCCCCGGAAACGGCCTACGAAATCACGCTTCGCCGAGTCGACGTCGGCCGCCCCGGGTTGCCGGTGATCCCCGCAGGCCCCAAGCCGGTCGATCCGCCGCCCGTTTCCGAATCGTCGCGTCTGGCCCAAAATCCAGCGGCGATTGGCACCCCATCGGAAATCCATGCGGTCGCCCCGCCCAGCGGATCCAAACCCGCGAAACGCAAGAAGAATCGGAACCCTGACCCGTTAACTCAAAGCTTGGTGTTGTTGGCGACGATGGCGATGCTGTTGTTGGCGGCCCGTTTCGTGGTCCCACAGATCGTCGAAGAGATTCGTTACGCCTGGCACCGTGGAGAACTTCGTGCCGAATACGAATCGGGCACCGAGGGACTTCGCAATGTTTCGCTCGATACGCTTAGCGATGCCTACCAGATGGTGAATGCTGCGGTCGGCCCCAGCGTCGTCCACATCGACGTCCAGCGTCGGTTGCCGATCAAGGACGCCAACGTGGCATCGCTATTGGGACCTCGTTTGACGCCTTCCCCCGACCAGGGAAGCGGGGTTGTGGTGGATGCGGCCGGCTATGTTTTGACCAACCGCCATGTGATCGCCGACGGCGAGGACATCACGGTCACACTTAGCGACGGGCGGCGCGTATCGGCGGTCGTCGCGGGCACCGATCCGTTGACCGACTTGGCTCTGCTGAAGATCGATTCGGATCGCCTGATCCCGATCGTGTGGGGCGACAGCGACCGTTGCCGTGTCGGTTCGCCGGTCTGGGCCGTTGGCAGCCCGTTTGGTCTGGACCGTACCGTCACGTTTGGCATTTTGAGTGGCAAACACCGGATGGTTCGAGCCAGCACTCAGTATCAAGACTTCATGCAAAGCGATGTCGCGGTCAATCCAGGCAACAGCGGCGGCCCTTTGGTGGATGCACGCGGCACCCTGGTTGGCATCAACACGGCGATCGTCGGCGACACTTACCAGGGCGTCAGTTTTTCGATCCCCAGCAACGTCGTCAAACAGGTTTACCATCGGCTGCGTGACTTTGGTCGGGTGGAACGCGGCTTTCTAGGCGTCTTGTTGGGCGAAGTGCCCGACGAACAGCTGACCGGGGACAACGCCCGGATTCGTGGTGCCATGATCACCCAGGTTCCCGCCCTGGATTCGCCAGCGGCAACCGCAGGGTTGGTTGCCGGCGACGTTATTTTGGCGGTCGACGGCCACCTGGCTCGCGACAAAACTCATTTGATGCAGCTGATCGGCCAGTCGGAATCCGGCACCCGTGTTTCGCTAAAGATCCACCGCGAAGGCGAACCGCTGGACATCGCCGTCGTGCTGGGCATGCGTCCAGAGATGCTGGATCGTCATTGA
- a CDS encoding O-antigen ligase family protein yields the protein MDASAPHPHTVSGGSTERSASDWVATGLVSTKSFSIACLITTIAATLFNTVDINGFYESGDDHLGVDGPVLIKLVIALAAGLIGVAGTICSRQVRQTLMTFPGLLLVAISVVFLLTSAVAFKEVATTSRVAAVINMGYVCFVPTVIVVLGMRRFVIACLCGLVINALANWGLYLLMPQYGIFSEELGQETFVLRMGGLGHPNAIGRTGVLAGLLSLALLQSSGSEHQAGKTQRPMNSTRPNDRQFGATAQPWRRLLWMSIIVLAVATAIAAFSRSAVLAGLVAAGMLLIDKLMTRVGIASLLAVIAIAMAGLIVVELASGKAFRGDSLTSMVTKTGDIEELTSATGRTAIWAEAVRLIAQRPLQGWGLNSTPKLMQDFSMHTHNLVLHATFSGGLIAGLLVLALLGWNLVFGLLSPLPLIRAISGYVLISAIFEDTVLDTFASPSTLLWFAVLIYPATGQQWLPGRRKAPFDSESDIESNALPPYTGFQRPDPSGPSLPVSDDDPQ from the coding sequence ATGGATGCTTCGGCGCCCCATCCGCACACCGTCTCTGGCGGTTCCACCGAACGATCGGCATCCGATTGGGTGGCGACGGGGTTGGTCAGTACCAAGTCGTTTTCGATCGCGTGTTTGATCACAACGATCGCGGCAACGTTGTTCAACACGGTCGACATCAATGGATTCTACGAATCGGGCGATGACCACCTGGGCGTGGATGGCCCGGTCCTGATCAAGCTGGTGATCGCGTTGGCCGCCGGCCTAATCGGCGTCGCTGGCACGATCTGCAGCCGGCAAGTTCGCCAGACACTGATGACGTTCCCCGGTTTGCTGTTGGTGGCGATTTCCGTTGTCTTCTTGTTGACGTCGGCGGTCGCTTTCAAAGAGGTGGCCACCACATCGCGGGTCGCAGCGGTGATCAACATGGGCTACGTCTGCTTTGTCCCAACGGTCATCGTGGTGTTGGGCATGCGTCGATTTGTGATCGCCTGTTTGTGCGGTCTGGTGATCAATGCGTTGGCGAATTGGGGGCTGTACTTGCTGATGCCCCAGTACGGGATTTTTTCAGAAGAACTTGGCCAGGAAACGTTTGTTTTGCGAATGGGCGGGTTAGGTCACCCCAACGCGATCGGACGAACCGGAGTCTTAGCCGGACTGCTTAGCCTGGCACTGCTGCAATCCTCGGGCAGCGAACATCAGGCGGGCAAGACACAGCGGCCGATGAATTCAACGCGTCCAAACGATCGGCAGTTTGGGGCGACGGCCCAGCCATGGCGGCGGTTGCTGTGGATGTCGATCATCGTCCTAGCGGTCGCGACGGCCATCGCCGCATTCAGCCGCAGTGCCGTTTTAGCGGGGCTGGTTGCCGCTGGCATGCTGTTGATCGACAAATTGATGACGCGTGTCGGAATCGCATCCTTGCTGGCCGTCATCGCGATCGCAATGGCGGGGTTGATCGTTGTCGAATTGGCCAGCGGAAAGGCATTTCGCGGAGACTCGCTGACATCGATGGTGACCAAGACGGGCGATATCGAAGAACTGACATCGGCAACGGGTCGGACCGCGATTTGGGCCGAAGCGGTGCGTCTGATCGCCCAGCGGCCGCTGCAGGGGTGGGGGCTGAACAGCACCCCGAAACTGATGCAGGATTTTTCCATGCACACTCACAACCTGGTGCTGCACGCGACGTTTTCGGGCGGACTGATTGCCGGATTGTTGGTGTTGGCGCTGTTGGGATGGAACCTGGTATTTGGGCTGCTTAGCCCGCTGCCGCTGATCCGAGCGATCTCTGGTTATGTGCTGATTTCGGCGATCTTCGAGGACACCGTGCTGGACACTTTCGCATCGCCTTCGACACTGCTGTGGTTTGCGGTCCTGATTTACCCCGCAACCGGCCAACAATGGCTACCCGGCCGCAGGAAAGCCCCGTTTGATTCCGAATCGGACATCGAAAGCAATGCCCTACCACCGTATACTGGTTTTCAGCGACCAGATCCTTCGGGCCCTTCGTTGCCGGTTTCCGATGACGATCCCCAATGA
- a CDS encoding formylglycine-generating enzyme family protein: protein MTTVALAGSLLVGSASVQAETSDTKAAGNKVGISATKPAEGPSVKVDEGYMVPYSLTIPGTDVTIDMVPVPGGTYMMGSPEDESDRGDDEGPQVEVVVDPIWVAKTETTWAQYKEFMRLYAIFKSFEADGKRVVDDSNVVDAITAPTELYEPSFTFEYGEDPQQAAVTMTQYSAQQFTKWLTGVTGTQYRLPTEAEWEYACRAGSKTAFSWGDSADDIDDYAWYFDNADSGQMPVGTKKPNAFGLHDMHGNVAEITVNSHTEDYTPFKKSEPINATDVVKWGETASGVVVRGGSWEGDPEMLRSAARLVSDDEAWKEEDPNFPKSPWWYTSDPARGVGFRLFRSYRPLSAEAIRKFQSASAEDVLSDVESRILGGRGGYGLVDPSLPEAMKDQQ, encoded by the coding sequence ATGACGACCGTAGCCTTGGCCGGATCGTTGTTGGTCGGATCGGCATCGGTTCAAGCTGAAACCTCGGACACCAAAGCAGCGGGCAACAAGGTTGGCATCTCGGCAACCAAGCCGGCCGAAGGGCCATCGGTCAAAGTCGACGAGGGCTACATGGTCCCGTACAGCCTGACGATTCCCGGCACCGACGTGACCATCGACATGGTCCCTGTGCCCGGTGGAACGTACATGATGGGCAGCCCCGAAGACGAATCCGATCGCGGTGACGACGAAGGTCCTCAGGTCGAAGTCGTGGTCGATCCAATCTGGGTTGCCAAGACCGAAACAACCTGGGCCCAGTACAAAGAGTTCATGCGACTGTACGCGATCTTCAAGAGTTTCGAAGCCGACGGCAAACGTGTGGTGGACGACTCCAACGTGGTCGATGCGATCACCGCGCCCACCGAACTGTACGAACCCAGCTTCACGTTCGAATACGGTGAAGATCCACAGCAAGCAGCGGTCACGATGACCCAATATTCGGCTCAGCAGTTCACCAAGTGGCTGACCGGAGTCACCGGCACTCAGTATCGTTTGCCCACCGAAGCCGAATGGGAATACGCTTGCCGTGCGGGATCCAAGACGGCCTTCAGTTGGGGTGACAGCGCCGACGACATCGACGATTACGCCTGGTACTTTGACAACGCCGATTCGGGACAGATGCCGGTTGGAACCAAGAAACCCAACGCATTTGGCCTGCACGACATGCATGGCAACGTTGCTGAGATCACCGTCAACTCGCACACCGAAGACTACACGCCGTTCAAAAAGAGCGAACCTATCAACGCAACCGATGTCGTGAAGTGGGGCGAGACCGCCTCCGGCGTGGTCGTTCGCGGCGGCAGCTGGGAAGGCGATCCAGAAATGCTTCGCAGTGCCGCTCGCTTGGTTAGCGATGACGAAGCCTGGAAAGAGGAAGACCCGAACTTTCCCAAGAGCCCCTGGTGGTACACCAGCGACCCGGCTCGTGGCGTCGGCTTTCGTTTGTTCCGCAGCTATCGTCCGCTCAGCGCCGAAGCGATCCGTAAGTTCCAAAGCGCCAGCGCCGAGGACGTCCTTAGCGACGTCGAATCGCGAATCCTTGGCGGTCGCGGCGGATACGGCTTGGTTGACCCAAGCCTGCCCGAAGCGATGAAAGACCAACAGTAG
- a CDS encoding tRNA pseudouridine synthase A, with protein MASFAAQGYFFSRRIRRLTGTYKLTIAYDGGSFAGWQVQSDRKTVQECLQNAIAKIAGQRCNVVGSGRTDAGVHAIAQVASVRIPTWSHSPQTLARAINVHLPDTIVVTQAQTAVDGFHAIRDATGKRYRYQLQVGGPRDVFQYRYRWHLHTAIDVEAMRTAARRMVGEHDFASFQASGSDRKTTVRDVRACDVIIQDSPGIESPGIDSPEIDDRETPDAQVYGGRPEQPALNLAIEVEANGFLYNMVRNIVGTLVAVGRGKYPPEWVADVFAALDRSAAGQTAPAHGLFLLNVDYPSSILTDWHPTASHPS; from the coding sequence TTGGCGAGTTTCGCGGCGCAGGGATATTTTTTTTCACGCAGGATCAGACGACTGACTGGAACCTACAAACTGACGATCGCCTATGACGGCGGATCTTTTGCGGGGTGGCAGGTCCAATCAGATCGCAAGACCGTTCAAGAGTGCTTGCAGAATGCGATTGCAAAAATCGCAGGCCAACGATGCAACGTCGTTGGCAGCGGGCGAACCGACGCAGGCGTGCATGCGATTGCGCAAGTCGCCAGCGTGCGGATCCCCACCTGGTCGCATTCCCCCCAAACACTCGCTCGTGCGATCAACGTTCATTTGCCCGATACCATCGTGGTGACGCAGGCCCAAACCGCTGTCGATGGATTCCACGCGATCCGCGACGCCACCGGAAAACGCTACCGATACCAACTGCAGGTGGGCGGGCCGCGGGACGTTTTCCAATACCGATATCGATGGCACCTGCACACGGCGATCGATGTCGAAGCGATGCGCACGGCGGCTCGGCGGATGGTGGGCGAGCACGACTTTGCCAGTTTCCAGGCGTCCGGATCGGATCGTAAAACGACGGTCCGTGATGTCCGAGCATGTGACGTGATCATCCAAGATTCGCCGGGGATCGAATCACCAGGGATCGACTCACCAGAGATCGATGACCGCGAAACGCCCGATGCCCAGGTCTACGGCGGTCGCCCCGAGCAGCCCGCACTGAACCTTGCCATCGAAGTCGAAGCGAACGGATTTCTTTACAACATGGTCCGCAATATCGTGGGCACGTTGGTGGCGGTGGGCCGCGGAAAGTATCCGCCCGAGTGGGTAGCCGATGTGTTCGCGGCACTGGACCGCAGCGCTGCCGGCCAGACCGCGCCGGCACACGGGTTGTTCCTGCTGAATGTCGATTATCCGTCATCGATCCTGACCGATTGGCATCCCACCGCAAGCCATCCAAGCTAG
- a CDS encoding aspartate-semialdehyde dehydrogenase, which produces MYETIALVGATGAVGRIVLEQLVERKFPYKRLKLLASERSVGKEVRVGDETIKIELLEPNAFKHVDLVIASTPDEVSAEFAAWAVEAGAVVVDESAFWRMDDKVPLVVPEVNPDAVDHHSGIIASPNCSTTQMVVALAPLHKAARVKRVVVSTYQATSGAGIAGNEELKDSVRDSLSGKVHPAKVFQHPIAFNLIPQIGSRKYEGYTSEEMKMVYETRKIFGDDDIQICPTCVRVPVMIGHSESILVETERPLTAAEATELFRAADGVTVVDDLDAMQYPMPRDCDGKDDVFVGRIRKDISGSGGIAFWCVSDNLRKGAATNAVQIAELLVRKAAAVSS; this is translated from the coding sequence GTGTACGAAACCATTGCTTTGGTCGGCGCTACGGGCGCCGTCGGTCGGATTGTTCTTGAACAACTCGTGGAACGCAAATTCCCCTACAAGCGACTGAAATTGTTGGCATCCGAGCGATCGGTGGGCAAGGAAGTACGCGTTGGCGACGAAACGATCAAAATCGAATTGCTGGAACCCAACGCGTTCAAGCATGTCGACCTGGTCATTGCCAGCACGCCGGACGAAGTGTCGGCCGAATTCGCAGCCTGGGCTGTCGAAGCCGGTGCGGTCGTCGTCGACGAAAGCGCTTTCTGGCGGATGGACGACAAGGTGCCGTTGGTCGTGCCCGAAGTGAACCCCGACGCGGTCGACCACCACTCGGGGATCATCGCCAGCCCGAACTGCAGCACCACACAGATGGTCGTTGCACTGGCCCCACTGCACAAAGCAGCCCGCGTCAAACGAGTCGTGGTTAGCACCTATCAAGCCACCAGTGGCGCAGGCATCGCCGGCAACGAGGAACTGAAGGACAGCGTCCGTGATTCGCTGTCGGGCAAAGTCCATCCGGCCAAGGTGTTCCAACACCCCATCGCGTTCAACCTGATCCCGCAAATCGGATCGCGAAAGTACGAGGGGTACACCAGCGAAGAGATGAAGATGGTCTACGAGACTCGCAAGATTTTCGGCGATGACGACATCCAAATCTGCCCAACATGCGTCCGTGTCCCCGTCATGATCGGTCACAGCGAATCGATTTTGGTGGAAACCGAGCGGCCACTGACGGCTGCCGAAGCGACCGAACTGTTTCGAGCTGCCGATGGCGTCACCGTCGTCGATGACCTGGACGCGATGCAGTATCCGATGCCGCGTGACTGCGATGGCAAAGATGACGTTTTCGTCGGCCGAATTCGCAAAGACATCAGCGGTTCCGGCGGCATCGCATTTTGGTGCGTCAGCGACAACTTGCGAAAAGGCGCGGCTACCAATGCCGTCCAAATCGCCGAATTGCTAGTCCGCAAAGCAGCCGCGGTATCAAGCTAA
- a CDS encoding lipopolysaccharide biosynthesis protein produces MTPPAISPETLAAENLQPEREESTATPAADGGYFTPRSSGESDTPGQGYRRHASQFVSTTGIAFAIVGLQLGQGILLARLLGPEGRGEYAAAMLYVQLLLYVGLFGGIEAVCRRATEAVSNSAEGRYRLRRAALWLGITTGTITMLIAIALNLLALPGDKRYLIPVATLCSLSILGQHAMLIMTAVDRGAGEFGRYNVRRLIAAAAFPCLLLIAAMVTTIDVHLAAWMFVASSGISMVACLIGLPQPFRGPSRPTVRTLAKESRPYGVSMLATDLFERLDLLLVLWLAPMIEQGFYAAMVPAVYPLTVIPNTLGMFLFNAGANSDKRLGTSDIHRILGSSVAVQVASTIAFMLLIGPLVRLFYGDAFEPAIIFALWLAPVSAIKGILQGLDSYLKGRGRPLAPIRARFLAIGVMFAATWGLFDTYGTLSIAIAALAGQLVCFVWLTSIVYSDVHQSD; encoded by the coding sequence ATGACCCCCCCCGCAATCAGTCCCGAGACGCTGGCCGCAGAGAACCTGCAGCCCGAGCGCGAGGAATCGACCGCCACACCGGCTGCCGATGGAGGCTACTTTACGCCACGATCCAGCGGCGAATCCGACACGCCCGGGCAGGGATACCGACGCCACGCGTCCCAGTTCGTGTCGACCACGGGCATCGCCTTCGCGATCGTCGGGTTGCAGTTGGGGCAGGGGATTCTGCTTGCCCGCTTGCTGGGTCCCGAAGGTCGCGGTGAGTACGCCGCGGCGATGTTGTACGTCCAACTGCTGTTGTATGTGGGGCTGTTCGGTGGCATCGAAGCGGTGTGCCGACGAGCCACCGAAGCCGTCTCGAACTCGGCCGAAGGTCGCTATCGCCTGCGACGGGCCGCACTGTGGCTAGGGATCACCACCGGTACGATCACCATGTTGATCGCGATCGCGCTGAACCTGCTGGCGTTGCCCGGTGACAAACGATATTTGATTCCCGTGGCAACCTTGTGTTCGCTCAGCATCCTTGGCCAGCATGCCATGCTGATCATGACCGCGGTGGATCGCGGTGCGGGGGAATTCGGCAGGTACAACGTGCGTCGATTGATTGCCGCGGCAGCGTTCCCATGCCTGTTGTTGATCGCGGCAATGGTCACCACGATTGACGTCCACTTGGCCGCCTGGATGTTCGTGGCTTCATCCGGCATTTCGATGGTAGCCTGCCTGATTGGTTTACCCCAACCGTTTCGCGGCCCCTCCCGTCCAACGGTCCGAACACTTGCCAAAGAGAGCCGTCCCTATGGGGTGTCGATGTTGGCGACGGACCTGTTCGAACGATTGGATTTGCTGTTGGTGCTATGGCTGGCGCCGATGATCGAACAAGGCTTCTACGCCGCGATGGTCCCTGCGGTGTATCCATTGACGGTGATCCCCAACACGCTGGGCATGTTCCTGTTCAACGCAGGAGCCAATTCGGACAAGCGGTTAGGCACCAGCGACATCCATCGAATTCTAGGATCATCGGTGGCCGTCCAGGTGGCCAGCACGATCGCGTTCATGCTGTTGATCGGCCCGTTGGTCAGACTGTTCTATGGGGATGCGTTCGAACCAGCGATCATTTTTGCACTCTGGCTAGCACCGGTTTCTGCCATCAAAGGGATCCTGCAGGGACTGGACAGTTATCTGAAGGGCCGTGGGCGCCCATTGGCGCCGATCCGAGCTCGTTTCTTGGCCATCGGGGTGATGTTCGCCGCCACTTGGGGGCTATTTGACACCTATGGAACACTGTCGATTGCCATCGCAGCTTTGGCCGGGCAACTTGTTTGTTTCGTTTGGTTGACTAGCATCGTGTATTCTGACGTACACCAGTCTGACTGA